ATGGCCTGACGATCGCGCCGGTGCTGGCGATCAGCGCGCCGACCGAGACCGGTGCTTTCTGGGGGACGCGTACCGTCCTGCAGATGCTGCGGCAGAAGCGTACGCTGCCGGCCGCGAGCATCGCGGACTGGCCACGCTACAAGGTGCGCGGCATTTCGGTGAGCCTGGACAGTTTTCCGGCCGGCTGGTTCGTCAACCTGGTGCGGGACATGTCGTACGTGAAGCTGGACGTGCTCACCACCGGCTCGGCGCTGTCCGGCCTGACTGACGCGCAGATCCTGCGGATCCAGCAGGTGGCCAAGCAATATCACGTGCAGTTCGTCGGCTGGTTCAACACCACGCATTACAACGCACCGCCGAAAACACCGACCGTGCCACCGGACTACCAGCTCAACGTGGTGCCGTGCCGGTGCGGAGACCAGGGCTGTGAGTCGTGTCCGGGTCCGAGGCCGTCACCGACCACTCTGGACATCACCAAACCGGACGCGGTGAAGTGGGCCACCGACCAGATCGAGCACTATATGAGCCTGCAGACAGCGCCTTACTGGCATGCCGGCGGCGATGAATATCCGATGTGGTTCCTGCGCAACGACAAGGTCACCTCGGCCAACGCGCCGCAACTTTACGCGGCGGCCAAAGCGAAATATCCGTCCGAGCTCTATCCCGCCGCGGCCATGTACAACGACGTGTTCAACCAGGTCGACACGATCGCCAAGTCGCACGGCAAGCAGATGTGGATGTGGAACGACGACCTGGTGCCGACGCAGGCGGTCAAGGTCAACCCGGACGTCGTCATCGATCACTGGATCGCGTACGGTCTGACGCCGGCGCAGTTGATCGCCGATGGCCATCACCTGATCAACTCCAACCAGGATCATCTCTATTTCAACGAGCACCAGCCGAACGCCAAGAACGCCACCGACGCCGACCTGTGGACCTTCGACCCGCGAGTTTTCCACGGAGAGCAGACGATCCCGGCCGACAGCCCCAACATGGACGGCATCAAGCTGGAAACCTGGCACGGCGGCATGCACGAGCCGCCCGGTCCGCTGGAGCAGGATCTGCTGATCCTGGACCGGCCGCTGGCCGAGCGCGCGTGGGCCACCGCCAAGCCGACGAGCACGATCCAAGCCGCGCGTACGCTTTTCGCGGCGATCGGCCGCGCGCCAGGTGTGGTGCAGACACCGGCCGCCGGTGACCCCGGCGCCAGCTCGACGACCGGCTCGCCGGCGGTCGTCTACCTCGGCTCGCAGCAGGTGTTCTTCGTCGGCGCCAACGGCCAGCTTCGGCGCCGTTTCTGGAAAGCCGGCTACACCGCCGTGCAGGAGGTGGCGGTCGCGACGGACGCGCCGGTCACCGGCCGGCCGCTCGCGTACGTCGGCAGCAACCAGGTCCACGTCTTCGCGATCGGCACCAACGGACACGTGCAACACGCCTGGTACGAGCCGACCGCGAACGTCTGGTACCACGACGACTGGACGGTCAAAAGCGGTGCCACGGCGGCGATTTCCGGAGACCTGGCCGGTTTCTCGTACGGTAATCAACAACATGTCTTCGCGCGCGGCGCCGACCATCAACTGCAACACCTCTTCTACAACGGCAGCACACAGAAAGTCGTGACCGACAGCTGGAAAGGCGACATCGCCGGCAACCCGATCGCGTACGTTTGGGGAAAGACGCAGAACGTCTTCGCGGTCGGCTCCGACGGCGCGCTGCACCAGTGGTGGTGGCAGCCGAGCGATCCGGCGCATCTGCAAAACCGGAACCTCGGCGGCCAGTTTGGCGCGGACGCACGTCCGTACGGCGCCGACTCTCAGGAAAACGTGCAGGACGTGGTGATCCGCGGCACCGACAACCACCTGCGGCTGTGGTCGTACGACCAGATCGCCGGCACCTCCGGCTGGCGTGACCTCACCGCTCTGACCGGCGTATCGGCGGCCGGCAACCCGCTGGAATTCACCTACGGCGACGAACGCCACGTTTTCGCGCGCAACCTGGCAAACGACCACCTCGCACACATCATCGTGCACCAGGACGGCCTGGTCGCGGCGGACGACTGGACGACGGCGGCGATCGGCACACCGGACACTGTCGCCGGCGATCCAGCCGGTTTCAACTTCGAAGCCAAGGAACAGCACGTTTTCGCCACCGACCCGGCCGGGAAGATGCACCACTGGTTCTGGCTGGCCAGCGACCACCGTATCCACCAGGACAACTGGCCGTCATAGCGCGGCTTTCTCTCGATGCGATAGTGAGAGCATGTCTCGACGCGTCCCATTTCCACTCCGAGACCAGGTGCCACAGTCGCTGCGCGACGTCATCCTGGACTTCCACTGGGATGTCGACCTGCTGCGCGCTCTGGACCTTCCGAGACACGTCATCGCGACACACGAGCTGGCTTGGCACCTGAGCCTGCCATTCTGGTCCGTGAACGGAGTTCCTTTCCAGGTCTCACCAAACGAGGTTGCGGCGGATCCCGCGCGGCACCAATCGCAGTGGGAACGCACTCAAGCCGCCGACCTCCGGCACCCGGTGGATGCCTACCTACGTGAAGATGGTCAAATCGTGATCCTGGACGGCATCCACCGACTGCTGAAGGCTTCGCTCCAAGCTCGGCCGTGCATGATCGTGCGCGTCATGGCGATCCATGACTTCGACGCCATTGCCGTCACCGCACTGTCACCGTGAACACAGCGGTTCGACCGCGTTCGACGAGAAACAGACGCTGACTCACCCATCGGCCGCTCGGTTCCAAGCGCGGCCTAAAATCGCAGGTATGACCAAACCGATCGAGACGCATGAGTTTCAGTCCGAGGCGCGCGAGCTGCTCCGGTTGATGATCCACTCGATCTACTCGAACAAGGACATCTTTGTTCGCGAGCTGATCTCGAACGCCTCGGACGCACTGGACAAACTGCGGCTGGAGGCTTACCGGGACAAGGAGCTGGACGCCGACACCTCCGACCTGCACATCGCCCTCACCGTCGACGAGCAGGCGCGTACGCTCACGATCACCGACAACGGCATCGGCATGAGCCGTGACGAGGTGGTCGGCCTGATCGGCACCATCGCCAGGTCCGGCACGGCCGACTTTCTGCGCCGGCTCAAGGAAAGCAAGGACTCGCAGGAGCTGATCGGACAGTTCGGCGTCGGCTTCTACTCCAGCTTCATGGCAGCCGACAGGGTCACCTTGGTGACACGCCGCGCTGGCAGCGACGAAGGTGTGCGGTGGGAATCGGAAGGCGAGGGGACGTACACCGTCGAGCCGGTGTCGGACGCGCCGCAAGGCACCGCGGTGACGCTGCACCTGAAGCCGGCCGACGCGGAGGACCAACTGGCCGACTACACGTCGGCGTCGACGCTGCGTACGATCATCAAACGCTATTCCGACTTCATCCGGTGGCCGATCCGAATGAGGTCGGCCGACAACGCCACCGAGACCGTCAACTCGATGAAGGCGTTGTGGGCCAGGCCGCAGTCGGAGGTGACCGACGCCGAGTATCACGAGTTCTACAAGCACATCAGCCACGACTGGAGCGATCCGCTCGAGACGATCCGCATGCAGGCGGAAGGCACGTTCGAATACCAGGCTCTGCTGTTCGTCCCCTCGCGCGCGCCGCTCGATCTTTTCATGCGTGACCGTAAACGCGGCGTACAGCTCTATGTGAAGCGCGTCTTCATCATGGACGACTGCGAAGCGTTGATGCCGGAATACCTGCGTTTCGTGAAAGGTGTCGTCGACGCGCAGGACCTCTCGCTCAACGTGTCGCGCGAGATTCTGCAGCAGGACCGGCAGATCCAGCTCATCCGGCGGCGGCTGGTGAAGAAGGTGCTGTCGACGGTGAAGACCATGATGACCGACGATGCAGAGCGCTACGCGACCTTCTGGCAGCAGTTTGGCAAGGCGGTCAAGGAAGGTCTGCTCAGCGACAGCGAAAACCGTGACGCGCTGCTGGACATCTGCTCCTTCGAGTCGACGCACGACGCGTCCGAGCAGACGACGTTGCGCCAGTACGTCGAGCGGATGAAGGACGGCCAGCAGCACCTCTATTTCATGACCGGCGCGTCCCGGCAGGCCATCGAGAACTCGCCGCATCTGGAGGCCTTCCGCGACAAAGGCTACGAGGTGCTCGCGCTGACGGATCCGATCGACGAGATGTGGGTCGACGCGGTGGACGGCTTCGACGGCAAGCAGTTCCAGTCGGTCGCCAAAGGTGCGGTGGATCTCGGTGCTGAGGAAGAAAAGCCGGACAGCGACGAGTTCGCCGAGCTGTTGGCCTGGATGAAGGAATCGCTCGGCGACGCCGTCAAGGACGTACGCCTGTCGGCGCGGCTCACCACCTCGGCGGCCTGCATCGTCGGTGACGCCGACGACCTCACGCCGGCCATGGAGAAGATGTATCGCGCGATGGGGACGTCGTTGCCGCCGGTCAAGCGGATCCTGGAGGTCAACGGCGGCCATCCGCTGCTGACCGGCCTGCGCGAGGCGCTGGCCGCCGGTGCCGACAAGGCGAAGCTCGGCGAGACCGTCGAGCTCGTATACGGCATGGCGCAGCTGGCCGAAGGCGGCGAGCTCGACGACGCGCCGCGGTTCGTACGCCTACTGTCCGACCGGCTGGGACAATCCCTGTAAGCGGATCTACGGAAGTGCGCCATGACGCGTCGTAAGCTTGGCATCGCCGCCGCGGCGGTCGTCGCGCTCGCGGTGGTGATCGCCGGCTTCGTCATGGCGGTCCGGCCGGCGGCCGTGGTGGCCGACACCGCGGTGCCGGTGCACGGATCCGTTGTCACCAAACAGATCCAGCCGCCGGCACGGTCGTATCCGTGCATGTTCTTTCCGGTCACCGACAAGCTGGTCTTCCATCTCTTCTTTCTCGGCGGTCCCTGCGATGTCGATGACGATGGTCTGCATTACGCGGTGACCGCCGACGGCGGCCGGACCTGGCGCTATTACCAGGCACCTGGCCAGCGCGGCAGCTGTGTCGGCATCCGGCCGCTCGGTCCGCACGACGCGCTGATGTGCGACTACGTCACGCATGACGACGGCCGCAGCTGGAGCCGCCGGCCAGGTGCCGCCACCGTCGACGCCGTGCCGCCGGGATGGTTGGTCTGGCCGTCGATCGGCGACAATGCCGTGCTGACCGCGATCAATCCGCACACCGGCCAGGAGGCGCAGCTGGCCGGCCGCGGCGGCATCGGGATGGTCACCGACGACCAGGCACCGATCCTCGCGCCGGACGGCTCGCTCTGGCTGGTCGAGCGTACGACGCCAAACGGCGGCACCGCGCGGATCAGTCCCGATCGTGGCCGGAGCTGGCGGCCGGTGCTGCTGCCCGCGCCGTTCCAGCGCACGCCGGTCGAGTCGTTGATCACGACCGACGGCTACGTCGGTTATGCGATGACGCGCGACGGTCTCACCGGCCTGGCGATCTTCCGCAGCTCTGACGGTGGTCGGAGCTGGACGACCGTACGCCGCCACGTCACGGATTCGCTGAGCGACCTGCTGCCGGGACCCGGCGGCAGCGTCGTCTCCAACGCGAACGGCAGGCCGGTGATCAGCACCGACGGATGTCGTACGTTCCAACCGATCCCCGGTGCGATCGGCAGCCTCAGCCGGACCAAGCTCGGCGAGTACGTGCTCGGCGACGGCGACTTCCGCCAGGTGAGCGTTTCCGGACCGTCGTTGACGTTTACGACGATCAACGCGCCGCTCTAGACCACTAGCCAGTGGCGACGCGCAGGAGCGTGCTGCGGTGCCACTCGTCGGCGCCAGCGGCCGCGAAGACCGTCGCCGCGGCGTTGAGGTGGTCCGCGGAGTGCTCCGCGTCGATGTCGGCGAGGGTCAGCAGCGCACGACCTTCGGCCTTACGCTGGCCGGTCTGTCGCGCCAGCCGGATCGCACTGTCCACAGTGGACCACGCGGCATCCCGGTCGCCGGCCGCCAGCTGTGCCTCCGCCAGACCGCGTACGGCGCCAGGCTCGGACCGCGGATCGCCGAACGCACGCGCCAGCTCGACGGTCCTGGCGGCCAGGTGGACGGCTTCGCCGGCGCGTCCTTGGTGCACGTAGAAGGCACGGATCGCGCGTAAGAACATGATGCGCAGCTGCCGTACGTTCGCCGGCACCAGCGCTGCGGCCTCGTCCAGAAGGTCGATCGCCTCGCCGGCTCGGCTGGCGCGGAGCGCGGCGGTGGCGAGGCGGCCGAGGTCGTACGCCGCCGCGGTGACGTCGTCGGCCTCGGCGAGCAATGCCTGAGCCTGCCGCAGGTCAGCCGGCCTCGACCAGCCGGGTTGGCCGAGCCGGTGCTCGCGGATCGCCGAGCGGCCGAGCCGCATGACGCGTTCGCGCGCGTGACCGAGCCGTTCGAACAGCAGCGTGTGCTGCCGGCTGACCGACCCCGGCACGGAGTCGAGCCGCAGGCCGACGCTCACCGGGACCGGTCGCAGCCGCGTCGTGCCGACCGCGAGCCGCCAGCTCAGCTCGTCCAGGCCTCGGCCGGTCGCGTCGGCCATCGCGGCCGCGACGGTGTGCCGCTCGGACCGCAGCCAGTCGGCGGGTCCGCTCGACAGGCCGCGGACCAGCCGCTCGTACGCGCGTCGCACCGCAGCGGTGAGCTCGGCCGGCGGTTCCTCGATCTCCGCGCGTTCGGCCGCGTACAACCGGATGAGGTCGTGAAAGCGATATCGCGGCTGGCCGGCGGCGTCGGTGCCGAGTGGCTGGATGAGCTGCGCGTCGACGAGCCGTTCGGCCAGCTCTTCGGCGTCATCGGCATCGGTGTCCAGCAACGCGGCGAGCGTCCACGGCGCGACACCGGCCGGCGCGTCCAGCAGGCCGAGCCGGCGAAACGCGGTGCGCAGCCGCGGCGGCAGGTCGCGATAGGACAGCTCGAAGCTGGCGCGCACGTGCCAGTCGTCGCCGTGCAGCTGGTCGAGCCGGCCGTGTTCGCCGGTGAGCCGTTCGGCCAGCTCCGCGAGAGTCCAGGCCGGCCTGGTGGCCAGCTTCGCCGCGGCGATCCGTACGGCCAGCGGCAACCGGTCGCAGAGCCTTGCCAACCGCCGCGCGGCGGCCGGTTCGGCGGCGATGCGGTCCGCGCCGATCACATCGGACAGCAGCGCGATCGTCTCGTCGTCGGTGAGTACGCCGAGCGGCACGAACCGGAAGCCGTCGGCGACCAGTCCGGCGAGCCGCCGCCGAGCGGTCACCACGACCGCGCATCCTGGACCGGCCGGCACTAGCGGCCGCACCTGTTCCGCGGACACCGCGTTGTCCAGCACGATGAGCAGCCGCCGCTCGCGTACGGTGCTGCGGAACAACGCGCAGCGCTCGTCGGTGTCGGCCGGCACGCGGCCGGCCGCGACGCCGAGCCGCGGCAGCAGCCGGCCGAGTGCCGCACTTGCCGTCAGCGGCTCGTCGTGACCGCGCAGGTCGACGTAGAGCTGGCCGTCCGGAAAGCGGTCGGCGACGCGGTGCGACCAGTGCAGCGCGAGCGCGGTC
The nucleotide sequence above comes from Fodinicola acaciae. Encoded proteins:
- a CDS encoding AfsR/SARP family transcriptional regulator: MQFNVLGPFEACRSGGPVQLSPKLRSLLAALLCRPNTAVAVDTLIDVVWGADPPPSAAGSLRIYVHHLRQAVGAHRIRREAAGLSLRVRPEELDATAFNRLATRGRACVVAGDVEAGAALLDEAMRLWRGPAYATLGDSPLVREEAARLNEQRQAVATELVEARLVLGQHAEVVGELESLVREHPSREDLRAQLMTALHRQGRTAEALATYRDACRSLADDLGLEPGPRLRRLAEAIRAGNLPESPPPTPAELPAAPATFTGRLAELSALEASMPAALVTGVPGVGKTALALHWSHRVADRFPDGQLYVDLRGHDEPLTASAALGRLLPRLGVAAGRVPADTDERCALFRSTVRERRLLIVLDNAVSAEQVRPLVPAGPGCAVVVTARRRLAGLVADGFRFVPLGVLTDDETIALLSDVIGADRIAAEPAAARRLARLCDRLPLAVRIAAAKLATRPAWTLAELAERLTGEHGRLDQLHGDDWHVRASFELSYRDLPPRLRTAFRRLGLLDAPAGVAPWTLAALLDTDADDAEELAERLVDAQLIQPLGTDAAGQPRYRFHDLIRLYAAERAEIEEPPAELTAAVRRAYERLVRGLSSGPADWLRSERHTVAAAMADATGRGLDELSWRLAVGTTRLRPVPVSVGLRLDSVPGSVSRQHTLLFERLGHARERVMRLGRSAIREHRLGQPGWSRPADLRQAQALLAEADDVTAAAYDLGRLATAALRASRAGEAIDLLDEAAALVPANVRQLRIMFLRAIRAFYVHQGRAGEAVHLAARTVELARAFGDPRSEPGAVRGLAEAQLAAGDRDAAWSTVDSAIRLARQTGQRKAEGRALLTLADIDAEHSADHLNAAATVFAAAGADEWHRSTLLRVATG
- a CDS encoding glycoside hydrolase family 20 zincin-like fold domain-containing protein; translated protein: MSTRRLSRWIVSIGVVATLVGAGLTATQAAVAGLPETVPSLQSVTAAAGDGFAWTGNGRIVVNATADSQLATDARTFADDIAGGLDGVTPAVVFGAPSTAQPGDITMSLGNADNRLGTEGYGLTIAPVLAISAPTETGAFWGTRTVLQMLRQKRTLPAASIADWPRYKVRGISVSLDSFPAGWFVNLVRDMSYVKLDVLTTGSALSGLTDAQILRIQQVAKQYHVQFVGWFNTTHYNAPPKTPTVPPDYQLNVVPCRCGDQGCESCPGPRPSPTTLDITKPDAVKWATDQIEHYMSLQTAPYWHAGGDEYPMWFLRNDKVTSANAPQLYAAAKAKYPSELYPAAAMYNDVFNQVDTIAKSHGKQMWMWNDDLVPTQAVKVNPDVVIDHWIAYGLTPAQLIADGHHLINSNQDHLYFNEHQPNAKNATDADLWTFDPRVFHGEQTIPADSPNMDGIKLETWHGGMHEPPGPLEQDLLILDRPLAERAWATAKPTSTIQAARTLFAAIGRAPGVVQTPAAGDPGASSTTGSPAVVYLGSQQVFFVGANGQLRRRFWKAGYTAVQEVAVATDAPVTGRPLAYVGSNQVHVFAIGTNGHVQHAWYEPTANVWYHDDWTVKSGATAAISGDLAGFSYGNQQHVFARGADHQLQHLFYNGSTQKVVTDSWKGDIAGNPIAYVWGKTQNVFAVGSDGALHQWWWQPSDPAHLQNRNLGGQFGADARPYGADSQENVQDVVIRGTDNHLRLWSYDQIAGTSGWRDLTALTGVSAAGNPLEFTYGDERHVFARNLANDHLAHIIVHQDGLVAADDWTTAAIGTPDTVAGDPAGFNFEAKEQHVFATDPAGKMHHWFWLASDHRIHQDNWPS
- the htpG gene encoding molecular chaperone HtpG, with translation MTKPIETHEFQSEARELLRLMIHSIYSNKDIFVRELISNASDALDKLRLEAYRDKELDADTSDLHIALTVDEQARTLTITDNGIGMSRDEVVGLIGTIARSGTADFLRRLKESKDSQELIGQFGVGFYSSFMAADRVTLVTRRAGSDEGVRWESEGEGTYTVEPVSDAPQGTAVTLHLKPADAEDQLADYTSASTLRTIIKRYSDFIRWPIRMRSADNATETVNSMKALWARPQSEVTDAEYHEFYKHISHDWSDPLETIRMQAEGTFEYQALLFVPSRAPLDLFMRDRKRGVQLYVKRVFIMDDCEALMPEYLRFVKGVVDAQDLSLNVSREILQQDRQIQLIRRRLVKKVLSTVKTMMTDDAERYATFWQQFGKAVKEGLLSDSENRDALLDICSFESTHDASEQTTLRQYVERMKDGQQHLYFMTGASRQAIENSPHLEAFRDKGYEVLALTDPIDEMWVDAVDGFDGKQFQSVAKGAVDLGAEEEKPDSDEFAELLAWMKESLGDAVKDVRLSARLTTSAACIVGDADDLTPAMEKMYRAMGTSLPPVKRILEVNGGHPLLTGLREALAAGADKAKLGETVELVYGMAQLAEGGELDDAPRFVRLLSDRLGQSL